A window of Rhinolophus ferrumequinum isolate MPI-CBG mRhiFer1 chromosome X, mRhiFer1_v1.p, whole genome shotgun sequence contains these coding sequences:
- the RAB33A gene encoding ras-related protein Rab-33A isoform X2: MAQPILGHGSLQPTSAASLASLELDSSLDQYVQIRIFKIIVIGDSNVGKTCLTFRFCGGTFPDKTEATIGVDFREKTVEIEGEKIKVQVWDTAGQERFRKSMVEHYYRNVHAVVFVYDVTKMTSFTNLKMWIQECNGHAVPPLVPKVLVGNKCDLREQIQVPSNLALKFADAHNMLLFETSAKDPKESQNVESIFMCLACRLKAQKSLLYRDAEKQQGKVQKLDFPQEANSKTSCPC; the protein is encoded by the exons ATGGCGCAGCCCATCCTGGGCCATGGGAGCCTGCAGCCCACCTCGGCAGCTAGCCTGGCATCCCTGGAGCTTGACTCGTCGCTGGACCAGTACGTGCAGATTCGCATCTTCAAAATCATCGTTATTGGTGACTCCAACGTGGGCAAGACCTGCCTGACCTTCCGCTTCTGTGGGGGGACCTTCCCGGACAAGACTGAGGCCACCATCGGTGTGGACTTCAGGGAGAAGACCGTAGAAATCGAGGGCGAGAAGATCAAG GTTCAGGTGTGGGACACAGCAGGTCAGGAACGCTTCCGCAAAAGCATGGTTGAGCATTACTACCGCAATGTGCATGCAGTGGTCTTTGTCTATGATGTCACCAAGATGACATCCTTCACCAACCTCAAAATGTGGATCCAAGAATGCAATGGGCATGCTGTGCCTCCGCTAGTCCCGAAAGTGCTTGTGGGCAACAAGTGTGACTTGAGGGAACAGATCCAGGTACCCTCCAACTTAGCTCTGAAATTTGCCGATGCCCACAACATGCTCTTGTTTGAAACATCGGCCAAGGACCCCAAAGAGAGCCAGAATGTGGAGTCAATTTTCATGTGCCTGGCTTGCCGATTGAAGGCACAGAAATCCCTGCTCTATCGTGATGCTGAGAAGCAGCAAGGGAAGGTGCAGAAACTGGATTTCCCACAGGAAGCTAACAGTAAAACTTCCTGTCCTTGTTGA
- the RAB33A gene encoding ras-related protein Rab-33A isoform X1 has protein sequence MAQPILGHGSLQPTSAASLASLELDSSLDQYVQIRIFKIIVIGDSNVGKTCLTFRFCGGTFPDKTEATIGVDFREKTVEIEGEKIKVIQTVQVWDTAGQERFRKSMVEHYYRNVHAVVFVYDVTKMTSFTNLKMWIQECNGHAVPPLVPKVLVGNKCDLREQIQVPSNLALKFADAHNMLLFETSAKDPKESQNVESIFMCLACRLKAQKSLLYRDAEKQQGKVQKLDFPQEANSKTSCPC, from the exons ATGGCGCAGCCCATCCTGGGCCATGGGAGCCTGCAGCCCACCTCGGCAGCTAGCCTGGCATCCCTGGAGCTTGACTCGTCGCTGGACCAGTACGTGCAGATTCGCATCTTCAAAATCATCGTTATTGGTGACTCCAACGTGGGCAAGACCTGCCTGACCTTCCGCTTCTGTGGGGGGACCTTCCCGGACAAGACTGAGGCCACCATCGGTGTGGACTTCAGGGAGAAGACCGTAGAAATCGAGGGCGAGAAGATCAAGGTGATCCAGACG GTTCAGGTGTGGGACACAGCAGGTCAGGAACGCTTCCGCAAAAGCATGGTTGAGCATTACTACCGCAATGTGCATGCAGTGGTCTTTGTCTATGATGTCACCAAGATGACATCCTTCACCAACCTCAAAATGTGGATCCAAGAATGCAATGGGCATGCTGTGCCTCCGCTAGTCCCGAAAGTGCTTGTGGGCAACAAGTGTGACTTGAGGGAACAGATCCAGGTACCCTCCAACTTAGCTCTGAAATTTGCCGATGCCCACAACATGCTCTTGTTTGAAACATCGGCCAAGGACCCCAAAGAGAGCCAGAATGTGGAGTCAATTTTCATGTGCCTGGCTTGCCGATTGAAGGCACAGAAATCCCTGCTCTATCGTGATGCTGAGAAGCAGCAAGGGAAGGTGCAGAAACTGGATTTCCCACAGGAAGCTAACAGTAAAACTTCCTGTCCTTGTTGA